In Mus caroli chromosome 9, CAROLI_EIJ_v1.1, whole genome shotgun sequence, a single window of DNA contains:
- the Izumo1r gene encoding sperm-egg fusion protein Juno isoform X4 — MGGAPSAHSPLWHQEEQQEGPALKVMAQWWQILLGLWAVLPTLVGDKLINVCMNSKRHKQEPGPEDELYQECKPWEDNACCTRSTSWEAHLEEPLLFNFSMMHCGLLTPACRKHFIQAICFHECSPNLGPWIQPVVPNGQEEQWVSGVPLCREDCEDWWRACHTSSTCKSNWLHGWDWSEVKGLLSIRLQFIELRLP; from the exons ATGGGTGGAGCGCCCTCAGCCCACTCACCTCTTTGGCATCAGGAGGAGCAACAGGAGGGCCCTGCCTTGAAG GTCATGGCTCAGTGGTGGCAGATCCTCTTGGGGTTGTGGGCAGTCCTACCCACCTTGGTAGGGGACAAACTGATCAACGTCTGCATGAATTCCAAGCGCCACAAGCAAGAACCTGGCCCAGAAGACGAACTCTACCAGGAG TGCAAGCCTTGGGAGGACAATGCCTGCTGCACACGTTCCACAAGTTGGGAAGCCCACCTTGAGGAGCCCTTGCTCTTTAACTTCAGCATGATGCACTGTGGACTGCTGACCCCAGCCTGTCGCAAGCACTTCATCCAGGCCATCTGCTTCCATGAGTGTTCCCCCAACCTGGGGCCTTGGATCCAGCCG GTGGTCCCAAACGGGCAGGAAGAGCAGTGGGTTTCAGGCGTGCCGCTGTGCCGGGAGGATTGTGAGGACTGGTGGAGAGCCTGCCACACATCTTCGACTTGTAAATCCAACTGGCTCCATGGCTGGGACTGGAGTGAGG
- the Izumo1r gene encoding sperm-egg fusion protein Juno isoform X2 yields the protein MGGAPSAHSPLWHQEEQQEGPALKVMAQWWQILLGLWAVLPTLVGDKLINVCMNSKRHKQEPGPEDELYQECKPWEDNACCTRSTSWEAHLEEPLLFNFSMMHCGLLTPACRKHFIQAICFHECSPNLGPWIQPVVPNGQEEQWVSGVPLCREDCEDWWRACHTSSTCKSNWLHGWDWSEEKKHCPAHAPCLPFLYHFPTPDDLCEKIWNNAFKASPERRNSGRCLQKWFEPTQSNPNVEVALHFAISALAPQLSYTLPAFSLCLLFHP from the exons ATGGGTGGAGCGCCCTCAGCCCACTCACCTCTTTGGCATCAGGAGGAGCAACAGGAGGGCCCTGCCTTGAAG GTCATGGCTCAGTGGTGGCAGATCCTCTTGGGGTTGTGGGCAGTCCTACCCACCTTGGTAGGGGACAAACTGATCAACGTCTGCATGAATTCCAAGCGCCACAAGCAAGAACCTGGCCCAGAAGACGAACTCTACCAGGAG TGCAAGCCTTGGGAGGACAATGCCTGCTGCACACGTTCCACAAGTTGGGAAGCCCACCTTGAGGAGCCCTTGCTCTTTAACTTCAGCATGATGCACTGTGGACTGCTGACCCCAGCCTGTCGCAAGCACTTCATCCAGGCCATCTGCTTCCATGAGTGTTCCCCCAACCTGGGGCCTTGGATCCAGCCG GTGGTCCCAAACGGGCAGGAAGAGCAGTGGGTTTCAGGCGTGCCGCTGTGCCGGGAGGATTGTGAGGACTGGTGGAGAGCCTGCCACACATCTTCGACTTGTAAATCCAACTGGCTCCATGGCTGGGACTGGAGTGAGG AGAAGAAACACTGCCCCGCACATGCGCCCTGCCTCCCTTTTTTGTATCACTTCCCCACCCCGGATGACCTGTGTGAGAAGATCTGGAACAACGCATTCAAGGCCAGTCCTGAGCGCAGGAACAGTGGGCGGTGTCTGCAGAAGTGGTTTGAGCCCACCCAAAGCAACCCCAACGTGGAAGTGGCCCTCCACTTTGCCATCTCTGCCTTAGCCCCACAGCTCTCTTACACCCTCCCAGccttctctctgtgcctgttGTTCCATCCCTGA
- the Izumo1r gene encoding sperm-egg fusion protein Juno isoform X1, which yields MAQWWQILLGLWAVLPTLVGDKLINVCMNSKRHKQEPGPEDELYQECKPWEDNACCTRSTSWEAHLEEPLLFNFSMMHCGLLTPACRKHFIQAICFHECSPNLGPWIQPVVPNGQEEQWVSGVPLCREDCEDWWRACHTSSTCKSNWLHGWDWSEGEWINYVLVALRLGEAARGSEGKGQWEVRSPFSIPTEKKHCPAHAPCLPFLYHFPTPDDLCEKIWNNAFKASPERRNSGRCLQKWFEPTQSNPNVEVALHFAISALAPQLSYTLPAFSLCLLFHP from the exons ATGGCTCAGTGGTGGCAGATCCTCTTGGGGTTGTGGGCAGTCCTACCCACCTTGGTAGGGGACAAACTGATCAACGTCTGCATGAATTCCAAGCGCCACAAGCAAGAACCTGGCCCAGAAGACGAACTCTACCAGGAG TGCAAGCCTTGGGAGGACAATGCCTGCTGCACACGTTCCACAAGTTGGGAAGCCCACCTTGAGGAGCCCTTGCTCTTTAACTTCAGCATGATGCACTGTGGACTGCTGACCCCAGCCTGTCGCAAGCACTTCATCCAGGCCATCTGCTTCCATGAGTGTTCCCCCAACCTGGGGCCTTGGATCCAGCCG GTGGTCCCAAACGGGCAGGAAGAGCAGTGGGTTTCAGGCGTGCCGCTGTGCCGGGAGGATTGTGAGGACTGGTGGAGAGCCTGCCACACATCTTCGACTTGTAAATCCAACTGGCTCCATGGCTGGGACTGGAGTGAGGGTGAGTGGATTAACTACGTACTTGTGGCCCTCCGACTGGGTGAGGCTGCACGGGGCTCAGAAGGGAAGGGACAGTGGGAAGTTAGGAGCCCGTTTTCAATCCCCACAGAGAAGAAACACTGCCCCGCACATGCGCCCTGCCTCCCTTTTTTGTATCACTTCCCCACCCCGGATGACCTGTGTGAGAAGATCTGGAACAACGCATTCAAGGCCAGTCCTGAGCGCAGGAACAGTGGGCGGTGTCTGCAGAAGTGGTTTGAGCCCACCCAAAGCAACCCCAACGTGGAAGTGGCCCTCCACTTTGCCATCTCTGCCTTAGCCCCACAGCTCTCTTACACCCTCCCAGccttctctctgtgcctgttGTTCCATCCCTGA
- the Izumo1r gene encoding sperm-egg fusion protein Juno isoform X3: MGGAPSAHSPLWHQEEQQEGPALKVMAQWWQILLGLWAVLPTLVGDKLINVCMNSKRHKQEPGPEDELYQECKPWEDNACCTRSTSWEAHLEEPLLFNFSMMHCGLLTPACRKHFIQAICFHECSPNLGPWIQPVVPNGQEEQWVSGVPLCREDCEDWWRACHTSSTCKSNWLHGWDWSEENGTPSKVLVKTAEEDRR, encoded by the exons ATGGGTGGAGCGCCCTCAGCCCACTCACCTCTTTGGCATCAGGAGGAGCAACAGGAGGGCCCTGCCTTGAAG GTCATGGCTCAGTGGTGGCAGATCCTCTTGGGGTTGTGGGCAGTCCTACCCACCTTGGTAGGGGACAAACTGATCAACGTCTGCATGAATTCCAAGCGCCACAAGCAAGAACCTGGCCCAGAAGACGAACTCTACCAGGAG TGCAAGCCTTGGGAGGACAATGCCTGCTGCACACGTTCCACAAGTTGGGAAGCCCACCTTGAGGAGCCCTTGCTCTTTAACTTCAGCATGATGCACTGTGGACTGCTGACCCCAGCCTGTCGCAAGCACTTCATCCAGGCCATCTGCTTCCATGAGTGTTCCCCCAACCTGGGGCCTTGGATCCAGCCG GTGGTCCCAAACGGGCAGGAAGAGCAGTGGGTTTCAGGCGTGCCGCTGTGCCGGGAGGATTGTGAGGACTGGTGGAGAGCCTGCCACACATCTTCGACTTGTAAATCCAACTGGCTCCATGGCTGGGACTGGAGTGAGG